From the genome of Hymenobacter cellulosilyticus, one region includes:
- a CDS encoding Glu/Leu/Phe/Val family dehydrogenase, with amino-acid sequence MAATTVYKEPAPIVDRENPLESMMSRFNIAAEILGLDDSTYNVLKAPDKQVIVNIPVTMDNGKVRVFEGYRVVHNTILGPSKGGIRYDMNVHIDEVKALAAWMTWKCAVVDIPYGGAKGGIICDPTSMSPGEIERLTRGYTLAMKDVFGPDRDIPAPDMGTGPREMAWLMDEFSKTVGATSPAVVTGKPLVMGGSLGRTEATGRGVMVSALAAMSKLGMKPEESSAVVQGFGNVGSWAAKLLAEKGVKIKGVSDISGAYWNENGINIDEAIAYKNVHNGRLEGYTGASLMNADDLLLADVDVLVPAAVEDVITEHNAHDIKAKLIVEGANGPTSASADPIINEKGIMVVPDILANSGGVTVSYFEWVQNRLGYKWSEDMVIERAERIMTDAFEKVYATSQKYNVPMRIAAYVVAIDKVAQTYKFRGGF; translated from the coding sequence ATGGCTGCCACCACGGTGTACAAAGAGCCGGCCCCAATCGTGGACCGTGAAAATCCCCTGGAATCAATGATGTCGCGCTTCAACATCGCGGCGGAGATCTTGGGGCTCGACGATTCAACGTATAACGTCCTGAAAGCGCCCGACAAGCAGGTTATCGTCAACATTCCCGTGACGATGGACAACGGCAAGGTGCGCGTATTTGAAGGCTACCGCGTGGTGCACAACACCATTCTGGGCCCCTCGAAAGGCGGTATCCGCTACGACATGAACGTGCACATCGACGAAGTAAAGGCCCTGGCGGCCTGGATGACGTGGAAGTGCGCCGTGGTCGACATTCCCTACGGCGGTGCCAAAGGCGGTATCATCTGCGACCCGACCTCGATGAGCCCCGGCGAAATCGAGCGTCTGACCCGCGGCTACACCCTGGCCATGAAGGACGTGTTCGGCCCCGACCGCGACATTCCGGCTCCCGACATGGGTACCGGCCCCCGCGAAATGGCCTGGCTGATGGACGAATTCAGCAAGACCGTGGGTGCTACCTCGCCCGCCGTTGTTACCGGTAAGCCTCTGGTTATGGGTGGGTCTTTGGGCCGCACCGAGGCCACCGGCCGTGGCGTAATGGTGTCGGCGCTGGCTGCCATGAGCAAGCTGGGCATGAAGCCCGAAGAGTCGTCGGCCGTGGTACAGGGCTTCGGCAACGTAGGCTCCTGGGCTGCCAAGCTGCTGGCAGAGAAAGGCGTGAAAATCAAAGGCGTATCCGACATCAGCGGAGCCTACTGGAACGAGAATGGCATCAACATCGACGAGGCCATTGCTTATAAGAACGTGCACAACGGCCGCCTTGAAGGTTACACCGGCGCTAGCCTCATGAACGCCGATGACTTGCTGCTCGCCGATGTAGACGTGCTCGTGCCCGCCGCCGTGGAAGACGTGATTACCGAGCACAACGCTCACGACATCAAGGCCAAGCTGATCGTAGAAGGTGCCAACGGCCCTACTTCCGCTTCTGCCGACCCTATCATCAATGAGAAAGGCATCATGGTAGTGCCCGACATCCTGGCCAATTCGGGCGGGGTGACGGTATCCTACTTCGAGTGGGTACAAAACCGCCTGGGCTACAAGTGGAGCGAAGACATGGTGATTGAGCGCGCTGAGCGCATCATGACCGATGCTTTCGAGAAAGTGTACGCCACTTCCCAGAAGTACAACGTGCCCATGCGCATCGCGGCCTACGTGGTAGCCATTGATAAAGTAGCCCAGACCTACAAATTCCGCGGCGGCTTCTAA
- a CDS encoding phosphatidylserine decarboxylase family protein, whose product MKIHKEGRRILFFTLLALLALNLLLFQFNARAVTFNRIFVGASVVAFLLLLQFFRSPFRNLLTHEDLLIAPADGKVVVIEDVHEPEYFDDMRKQISIFMSPINVHITRNPISGIVRYFKYHPGNYLVAWHPKSSTKNERTTVVVQSEAGPMVLFRQIAGAMARRIVWYVNEGDEVSQGEEFGFIKFGSRVDLFVPLDTEVKVQIGEKVKGGQTVIAQLKTNQGTLFGS is encoded by the coding sequence ATGAAGATTCACAAAGAAGGACGACGCATACTTTTCTTCACGTTGCTGGCACTCTTAGCCCTCAACCTGCTGCTGTTCCAGTTCAACGCCCGCGCCGTTACCTTCAACCGCATTTTTGTCGGGGCCTCCGTTGTGGCCTTCCTGCTGCTGCTTCAATTCTTCCGCAGCCCCTTCCGCAACCTGCTCACCCACGAGGACCTGCTCATTGCCCCAGCCGACGGCAAAGTGGTAGTAATTGAGGATGTGCACGAGCCGGAGTACTTCGACGACATGCGCAAGCAGATCAGCATTTTCATGTCGCCGATTAACGTGCACATCACCCGTAACCCCATTTCGGGCATCGTGCGCTACTTCAAGTATCACCCCGGCAACTACCTGGTAGCCTGGCACCCCAAGAGCAGCACCAAAAACGAGCGGACGACGGTCGTGGTGCAGTCGGAGGCCGGTCCCATGGTCCTATTCCGCCAGATTGCCGGCGCCATGGCCCGCCGCATCGTGTGGTACGTGAACGAGGGCGACGAAGTAAGCCAGGGTGAGGAGTTTGGCTTCATCAAGTTTGGCTCCCGCGTCGACCTGTTCGTGCCCCTCGATACCGAGGTGAAAGTGCAGATCGGGGAGAAAGTAAAAGGCGGGCAGACCGTCATTGCCCAGCTCAAAACCAACCAGGGTACACTATTCGGTAGCTAA
- a CDS encoding GAF domain-containing protein: protein MAEELILDTTLTKAEKYRQLLPQIDALTTGEPDLVANLANTAAALRQAFDFFWVGFYLVKNDELVLGPFQGPIACTRIRHGKGVCGSSWAQAQTLLVPDVEQFPGHIACSSESKSEIVVPILKDGQVVAVLDVDSDQLNDFDQDDQAALEQLMQQAARWF, encoded by the coding sequence ATGGCTGAAGAACTCATCCTCGACACGACGCTTACCAAAGCCGAAAAATACCGCCAGCTCCTGCCCCAGATTGATGCCTTGACCACCGGGGAGCCCGATCTGGTAGCCAACTTGGCCAACACCGCGGCGGCGCTGCGCCAGGCCTTTGACTTTTTCTGGGTTGGCTTTTACCTCGTCAAAAACGACGAACTGGTACTCGGCCCCTTCCAGGGTCCCATTGCCTGCACCCGTATCCGGCACGGCAAAGGCGTATGTGGCAGCAGCTGGGCCCAGGCCCAAACCCTGCTCGTGCCCGACGTGGAGCAGTTTCCCGGTCATATTGCCTGCAGCTCCGAGTCCAAGTCTGAAATCGTGGTACCCATCCTCAAAGACGGGCAGGTAGTGGCCGTGCTCGACGTGGATAGTGACCAGCTCAACGACTTCGACCAGGATGACCAAGCCGCCCTGGAGCAGCTGATGCAGCAGGCGGCCCGCTGGTTTTAG
- the prmC gene encoding peptide chain release factor N(5)-glutamine methyltransferase: MFTIRQLTTTLAAALHAVYPEPEAQSIAGLVIEHLLHLSPLQRRMQAAQEVPTDVETQVAPLQARLLLHEPVQYVLGVAYFAGLELEVTPATLIPRPETEELVALIIAEHPGKADLTIVDIGTGSGCIPIALEQTLRPKRVVGVDISAAALEVARRNAARYGSPVEFVLADILTQEPDEILPGSVAVLVSNPPYVLENERPLMRRNVLDFEPATALFVPNHDPLLFYRRIGELGRRWLQPGGGLYFEINEQYAAELLKLLRAQGYTTVEPRQDIFGKDRMVRATQPG; encoded by the coding sequence ATGTTTACTATCCGCCAGCTGACCACCACGCTTGCCGCCGCCCTGCACGCCGTTTATCCGGAGCCTGAGGCGCAGAGCATTGCCGGCCTGGTAATAGAGCATCTGCTGCACCTCTCGCCCTTGCAGCGTAGGATGCAGGCAGCGCAGGAAGTACCGACAGATGTAGAAACCCAAGTAGCTCCGCTTCAGGCACGGCTGCTGCTACACGAGCCGGTGCAGTACGTGCTAGGCGTGGCCTACTTCGCTGGTCTGGAGCTGGAAGTAACGCCGGCCACCTTGATTCCCCGGCCCGAAACCGAGGAACTGGTGGCCCTGATTATTGCCGAGCACCCGGGAAAAGCTGATTTGACAATAGTCGACATTGGTACCGGCAGCGGCTGCATTCCTATTGCCCTGGAACAGACCTTGCGGCCAAAGCGGGTGGTCGGCGTGGATATTTCCGCCGCGGCCCTGGAAGTAGCCCGCCGCAATGCCGCCCGCTACGGGAGTCCGGTGGAGTTTGTGTTAGCCGATATTCTAACCCAGGAGCCCGACGAAATACTTCCCGGCTCCGTGGCGGTGCTGGTCAGCAACCCGCCGTACGTGCTGGAAAACGAGCGGCCCCTGATGCGGCGCAACGTGCTGGACTTTGAGCCGGCCACCGCCCTGTTTGTGCCCAACCACGACCCGCTGCTGTTTTACCGCCGCATCGGGGAGCTGGGCCGGCGCTGGCTGCAGCCCGGCGGAGGGCTTTACTTTGAAATCAATGAGCAGTACGCTGCTGAGCTGCTGAAGCTGCTGCGGGCGCAGGGCTATACTACGGTTGAGCCCCGTCAGGATATTTTCGGCAAAGACCGGATGGTACGGGCCACGCAGCCGGGGTAA
- a CDS encoding acyltransferase: MTDVPAYYAHPTAVLDEGCRIGDGCRIWHFAHLMPGCELGEKCSIGQNVMIADGVKLGRNVKVQNNVSLYTGVECADDVFLGPSVVFTNVRNPRSAVVRRDQYQTTVLEKGVSIGANSTIVCGVRLGEYAFVGAGSVVTKDVKPYALVYGNPARQHGWMSAFGHRLQFDAAGHATCPESGEEYLLTNHQVSRISIR, from the coding sequence GTGACGGATGTTCCCGCTTACTATGCCCACCCTACCGCCGTCCTCGACGAAGGCTGCCGCATTGGAGACGGGTGCCGCATCTGGCACTTTGCCCACCTGATGCCCGGCTGCGAGCTGGGTGAGAAGTGCAGTATTGGCCAGAACGTCATGATTGCCGACGGCGTGAAGCTGGGCCGCAATGTGAAGGTGCAGAACAACGTGAGCCTCTACACCGGAGTAGAGTGCGCCGACGACGTTTTTCTGGGCCCCTCGGTGGTTTTTACCAATGTGCGCAACCCGCGCAGCGCCGTGGTGCGCCGCGACCAGTACCAAACTACGGTCTTGGAAAAGGGCGTCAGCATCGGGGCCAACAGCACCATCGTGTGCGGTGTGCGGCTGGGCGAATACGCCTTCGTCGGGGCCGGCTCGGTGGTTACGAAGGATGTAAAGCCGTATGCCTTGGTATATGGCAATCCGGCCCGGCAGCACGGCTGGATGAGCGCCTTTGGGCACCGGCTACAGTTTGATGCCGCCGGCCACGCCACTTGTCCGGAAAGTGGCGAAGAATATTTGCTTACCAATCATCAGGTTTCCCGTATTAGCATCCGCTAA
- a CDS encoding nucleotide sugar dehydrogenase, with protein MYEQLLQKQTKLAVIGLGYVGLPIALEFARKLSVIGFDINAARVDLMRNNIDPSGELEAKDFEGCDITFTDSLDVLREANFFIVAVPTPIDEHAMPDLKPLLGASSSVGKVLKKGDYVVFESTVYPGCTEEDCIPVMEKLSGLSFANGDFKVGYSPERINPGDKEHTLTSIVKVVSGCDDESLEVIAKLYELVVKAGVHRASSIKVAEAAKIIENTQRDVNIALMNELSMIFDRMSINTYEVLEAAGTKWNFLKFSPGLVGGHCIGVDPYYLTYKAKELGYDAKVILSGRTTNDNMGAYIARKTVQMMIKQGKDVAKSRVLVMGATFKENVEDIRNSKVADVIQELKNFSVNVDIVDPHADSDELHHEYGFRLIPQEEIRKDYDAVIVAVSHQPYIGLDEAYFQSITSENPVLVDIKGLYRGKMNSVQYWSL; from the coding sequence GTGTACGAGCAACTCCTCCAGAAACAGACCAAACTGGCCGTCATCGGCCTCGGCTACGTGGGCCTGCCCATCGCCCTCGAATTTGCCCGCAAGCTCAGCGTTATCGGCTTCGACATCAACGCCGCCCGCGTGGATTTGATGCGCAACAACATTGACCCCAGCGGCGAGCTGGAAGCCAAGGACTTCGAAGGCTGCGACATTACATTCACCGATTCGCTGGACGTACTGCGGGAAGCCAACTTCTTTATCGTGGCCGTGCCGACGCCCATCGATGAGCATGCCATGCCCGACCTGAAGCCCCTGCTGGGCGCTTCGAGCAGCGTGGGCAAAGTGCTCAAGAAAGGCGACTACGTGGTGTTTGAAAGCACCGTGTACCCCGGCTGCACCGAGGAGGATTGCATTCCGGTAATGGAAAAACTCTCCGGCCTGAGCTTCGCCAACGGCGACTTTAAAGTGGGCTACTCGCCCGAGCGTATCAACCCCGGCGACAAGGAGCACACCCTGACCAGCATCGTGAAGGTGGTCAGCGGCTGCGACGACGAATCCCTGGAAGTCATTGCCAAGCTCTACGAGCTGGTGGTGAAGGCCGGTGTGCACCGCGCCAGCAGCATCAAGGTGGCGGAGGCCGCCAAGATCATCGAAAACACCCAGCGCGACGTCAACATTGCCTTGATGAACGAGCTGTCGATGATTTTCGACCGCATGAGCATCAACACCTACGAGGTGCTGGAAGCGGCCGGTACTAAGTGGAACTTCCTCAAGTTCTCGCCCGGCCTCGTAGGCGGCCACTGCATCGGCGTAGACCCGTACTACCTGACCTACAAGGCCAAGGAGCTGGGCTACGACGCAAAAGTCATTTTAAGCGGCCGCACGACCAACGACAACATGGGGGCTTACATCGCCCGCAAAACGGTGCAGATGATGATTAAGCAGGGCAAGGACGTGGCCAAAAGCCGGGTACTGGTAATGGGCGCCACCTTCAAGGAAAACGTGGAAGACATCCGCAACTCCAAGGTGGCCGACGTGATTCAGGAACTCAAGAACTTCTCCGTGAACGTGGACATCGTGGATCCGCACGCCGATTCCGACGAGCTGCACCACGAGTACGGCTTCCGCCTGATTCCGCAGGAAGAAATCCGGAAGGACTACGATGCGGTAATCGTGGCCGTCAGCCACCAGCCCTACATCGGGCTCGACGAGGCTTACTTTCAGTCGATTACTTCCGAAAATCCCGTGCTGGTCGACATCAAGGGCCTGTACCGCGGCAAAATGAACTCGGTACAGTACTGGAGCCTATAA
- the rfbB gene encoding dTDP-glucose 4,6-dehydratase — protein MKIIITGGAGFIGSHVVRLFVTKYPEYQILNLDALTYAGNLENLRDIENEPNYRLVKGDITDQAFVDHLFATEEPDAVIHLAAESHVDRSITDPLAFVKTNVLGTVHLLNAAKNLWKPLGYEGKTFYHVSTDEVYGSLEMGPEMFTEDTPYDPRSPYSASKAASDHFVRAWYHTYHMPVKLSNCSNNYGPNHFPEKLIPLAIHRIQHGQPVPVYGKGENVRDWLFVKDHATAIDAVFHKGKVGETYNIGGVNEWQNIELINLLCDVLDEKTGREQGTSRKLITYVTDRAGHDLRYAIDSSKIMNELGWKPSVTFEQGLAQTVDWYLENTEWLNNVTSGAYQQYYQQQYNR, from the coding sequence ATGAAAATCATCATCACCGGCGGGGCCGGCTTCATTGGGTCGCACGTGGTGCGCCTGTTCGTCACCAAGTATCCGGAATATCAGATTCTGAACCTGGATGCCTTGACCTACGCCGGCAACCTGGAAAACCTGCGCGACATCGAGAATGAGCCCAACTACCGTCTGGTGAAAGGCGACATTACCGACCAGGCTTTCGTGGACCACCTCTTCGCTACCGAGGAGCCCGACGCCGTAATTCACCTTGCCGCCGAGTCGCACGTGGACCGCAGCATCACCGATCCGCTGGCCTTCGTGAAGACCAACGTGCTGGGCACGGTGCACTTGCTGAATGCCGCCAAAAACCTGTGGAAGCCCCTGGGCTACGAAGGCAAAACCTTCTACCACGTGAGCACCGACGAAGTGTACGGCTCCCTGGAAATGGGTCCCGAGATGTTTACCGAGGACACGCCCTACGATCCCCGTTCGCCGTATTCGGCCTCGAAAGCTGCTTCGGACCACTTTGTGCGCGCCTGGTACCACACCTACCACATGCCGGTAAAGCTGAGCAACTGCTCAAACAACTACGGCCCCAACCACTTCCCCGAAAAGCTTATTCCGCTGGCTATCCACCGCATTCAGCACGGGCAGCCCGTGCCGGTGTACGGCAAAGGCGAAAACGTGCGCGACTGGCTGTTTGTGAAAGACCACGCCACCGCCATTGATGCCGTGTTCCACAAAGGCAAAGTGGGCGAGACCTACAACATCGGCGGGGTAAACGAGTGGCAGAACATTGAGCTCATCAACCTACTCTGCGACGTGCTTGACGAGAAGACCGGCCGTGAGCAGGGCACGTCCCGCAAGCTCATCACCTACGTAACCGACCGCGCCGGCCACGACCTGCGTTACGCCATCGACTCGAGCAAGATCATGAACGAGCTGGGCTGGAAGCCCTCCGTGACTTTCGAGCAGGGCCTGGCCCAAACCGTGGACTGGTACCTGGAAAACACCGAGTGGCTCAACAACGTGACCAGCGGGGCCTACCAGCAGTACTACCAGCAGCAGTACAACCGATAA
- a CDS encoding SDR family oxidoreductase → MYETPFHDQPLDNLTFLVTGGAGFIGSNLVEYLLKYGAKKVRVLDNFSNGFRKNLNLFAGNPALEVLEGDIRDRQTCIDACVGVDVVLHQAALGSVPRSINDPITSNDVNVGGFVNMLVGAKEANVKRFVYAASSSTYGDHKALPKVEDRIGKPLSPYAVTKYANELYADVFGKTYGMEIIGLRYFNIFGPRQDPNGAYAAVIPLFIDAVLQGKPPRMNGDGGQTRDFTFVENCVQANIKAALSSNPEAVNQVYNVAVADRTSLNDLFNILKEEAGSDITPEYGPDRAGDIRDSLADISKANNLLGYDPQIRIREGLQKTLAWFKENQAFIAERN, encoded by the coding sequence ATGTACGAAACTCCTTTTCACGACCAGCCGCTCGATAACCTGACTTTCCTGGTAACGGGCGGCGCGGGCTTTATCGGCTCCAACCTGGTTGAATACCTGCTGAAATACGGCGCCAAAAAGGTGCGGGTCCTGGATAACTTCTCCAACGGCTTCCGCAAGAACCTCAACCTGTTTGCCGGCAACCCCGCGCTGGAGGTTCTTGAAGGCGACATCCGGGACCGGCAAACCTGCATCGACGCCTGTGTGGGCGTCGACGTGGTGCTGCATCAGGCGGCTCTGGGCTCGGTGCCCCGCTCCATCAATGACCCGATTACCTCCAACGACGTGAACGTAGGCGGCTTCGTGAACATGCTCGTGGGTGCTAAGGAGGCCAACGTAAAGCGTTTCGTGTACGCGGCTTCGTCCTCTACCTACGGCGACCATAAAGCTCTGCCCAAGGTAGAGGACCGGATTGGCAAGCCTTTGTCGCCCTACGCCGTGACCAAGTATGCCAACGAGCTGTACGCCGACGTGTTTGGCAAAACCTACGGCATGGAAATCATCGGGCTGCGCTACTTCAACATCTTCGGCCCCCGTCAGGACCCGAACGGAGCGTATGCAGCCGTTATTCCGCTCTTCATCGATGCCGTGCTGCAGGGCAAGCCCCCGCGCATGAACGGCGACGGTGGGCAGACCCGCGACTTTACCTTCGTGGAAAACTGCGTGCAGGCCAACATCAAGGCGGCTTTGTCCTCGAACCCGGAGGCGGTAAACCAGGTCTACAACGTGGCCGTGGCCGACCGTACCTCGCTCAACGACCTGTTCAACATCCTGAAGGAAGAGGCCGGCTCCGACATCACGCCCGAGTACGGCCCCGACCGTGCCGGCGACATCCGCGACTCTCTGGCCGATATCAGCAAGGCCAACAACCTGCTGGGCTACGACCCGCAGATCCGCATTCGGGAGGGCCTGCAGAAAACCCTGGCTTGGTTTAAAGAGAATCAGGCGTTTATTGCCGAGCGAAACTAG
- the rfbA gene encoding glucose-1-phosphate thymidylyltransferase RfbA, which translates to MKGIILAGGSGTRLHPLTLAVSKQLMPVYDKPMIYYPLSILMMAGIREILIITTPHDQEQFKRLLGDGQKLGCNFQYAVQEVPNGLAQAFVIGADFIGDDKVALVLGDNIFHGEGLEELLKSNSSPEGGVVYAYHVQDPERYGVVEFDENKKALSIEEKPKQPKSNYAVPGLYFYDNEVIQIAKDLKPSPRGEYEITDVNQEYLRRGKLKVGILGRGTAWLDTGTFESLMQAGEFVRVIEQRQGLKVGSIEEIAYRQGFITADQLRAIAEPLRKSGYGDYLMSLPESLLLEK; encoded by the coding sequence ATGAAAGGCATTATTCTGGCCGGGGGCTCCGGCACCCGCCTGCACCCGCTCACGTTGGCCGTCAGCAAGCAGCTCATGCCGGTGTACGACAAGCCGATGATTTATTATCCGCTGTCGATTCTGATGATGGCAGGCATCCGCGAAATCCTCATCATCACCACGCCCCACGACCAGGAGCAGTTCAAACGCCTGCTGGGCGACGGCCAGAAGCTGGGCTGCAACTTCCAGTATGCCGTACAGGAAGTGCCCAACGGTCTGGCCCAGGCCTTCGTTATCGGCGCCGACTTCATCGGCGACGACAAGGTGGCCCTGGTGCTCGGCGACAATATCTTCCACGGCGAAGGCCTGGAAGAGCTGCTCAAGAGCAACAGTAGCCCCGAGGGCGGCGTGGTGTATGCCTACCACGTGCAGGACCCCGAGCGCTACGGCGTGGTGGAGTTCGACGAGAATAAAAAGGCCCTCAGCATTGAGGAAAAGCCTAAGCAGCCCAAAAGCAACTATGCCGTACCGGGTCTGTATTTCTACGACAACGAAGTCATCCAGATTGCCAAGGACCTGAAGCCCAGCCCCCGCGGCGAGTACGAAATTACCGACGTCAACCAGGAATACCTGCGCCGTGGTAAGCTCAAAGTTGGCATTCTGGGCCGCGGCACCGCCTGGCTCGACACCGGCACGTTTGAGTCCTTGATGCAGGCTGGCGAGTTTGTACGCGTCATTGAGCAGCGCCAGGGTCTGAAAGTGGGGTCCATTGAGGAAATTGCTTACCGCCAGGGCTTTATCACTGCCGACCAGCTGCGCGCCATTGCCGAGCCCCTGCGCAAGAGCGGCTACGGCGACTACCTGATGAGCCTGCCCGAGTCGTTGCTGCTGGAAAAGTAG
- a CDS encoding class IV adenylate cyclase — MTYQDFTLKARLRDRAFVEERLLALGFTYIGLDEQRDTYFLVSQGKLKLRQGTIENLITHYERLPDRATEKTVVYVYDLNPSAQQIADLYAAHEVVGIVEKSRRIYRLGNVKVHLDTTADQTEFLEIEVFDHTNTKPAPELEAAATRCYAAWALTPRTYCLRATLKSNCLWIIDKQRVKR; from the coding sequence ATGACCTATCAGGATTTTACGCTCAAAGCGCGCCTGCGTGACCGGGCCTTTGTGGAGGAGCGGCTACTGGCACTCGGCTTTACTTACATCGGGCTGGACGAGCAGCGCGACACGTATTTTCTCGTCAGCCAAGGTAAGCTTAAACTTCGGCAGGGTACGATTGAAAACCTGATAACCCACTATGAGCGGCTACCGGACCGGGCTACGGAGAAGACAGTCGTGTACGTGTACGACCTGAACCCTTCGGCCCAACAAATTGCCGACCTGTATGCGGCGCATGAGGTAGTCGGAATTGTAGAGAAGAGCCGTCGGATTTACCGGCTCGGCAACGTCAAAGTTCACCTTGATACTACGGCAGACCAAACCGAATTCCTGGAAATAGAAGTGTTTGACCACACGAACACCAAACCCGCTCCGGAGCTGGAAGCCGCTGCCACGAGGTGCTACGCAGCCTGGGCATTGACCCCGCGGACCTATTGCCTACGGGCTACTTTAAAAAGTAACTGTTTGTGGATCATTGATAAGCAGCGCGTTAAGCGTTGA
- the chrA gene encoding chromate efflux transporter produces the protein MAALGLTAFGGPQAHMAMMLRLLVDKRRYLTAAELLELTALCQILPGPTSTQTITAIGYRLGGPNLAYLTVLVWMLPAVTLMTLAGLTISYLDKDQVAHLVQYIQPIAVGFVAYSAYKISEKVIHTKTSVALMVAASMLAYRFQLPSVLPLLLIAGGTITTFRYRKMPVLEKKQPLNIEWANFALWLAVLVGAAVLGHYTRSDHRMLPVRLFENFYRNGSLVFGGGQVLAPLLYAEFVEFKHYLTTQEFLSGLGLVQAMPGPNFSFASYIGALAMRQVGGGIGSQILGAVVAAAGIFMPGTLLIFFLIRFWDQLKQYRVVKASLEGINAVSAGLVCAATFLLYHPLPDTPVNLALVAVTFLVLLWDKFPSYVIVLAGLLAGIIF, from the coding sequence GTGGCAGCCCTGGGACTTACGGCCTTTGGCGGCCCCCAGGCCCACATGGCCATGATGCTGCGGCTGCTGGTGGATAAGCGCCGCTACCTGACGGCTGCCGAGCTGCTGGAGCTTACGGCCCTGTGCCAGATCCTGCCCGGCCCCACCTCCACCCAAACCATTACGGCCATTGGCTACCGCCTGGGCGGGCCCAACCTGGCCTACCTTACGGTGCTAGTCTGGATGCTGCCGGCCGTGACGCTGATGACGCTGGCGGGCCTCACCATTTCCTACCTCGATAAAGACCAGGTAGCCCACCTGGTGCAGTACATTCAGCCAATTGCGGTAGGCTTTGTGGCATATTCGGCCTATAAGATTTCCGAGAAGGTCATTCACACCAAAACCTCCGTGGCCCTGATGGTGGCGGCATCTATGCTGGCTTACCGATTTCAGCTGCCCTCGGTGCTGCCGCTGCTGCTCATTGCGGGCGGCACGATTACCACCTTCCGCTACCGCAAAATGCCGGTGCTGGAAAAAAAGCAGCCTCTCAACATTGAATGGGCCAATTTCGCGCTGTGGCTGGCCGTGCTGGTAGGCGCGGCCGTGCTGGGCCACTACACCCGTTCCGACCATCGGATGCTGCCAGTGCGACTGTTTGAGAACTTCTACCGCAACGGCAGCCTGGTGTTTGGCGGCGGGCAGGTGCTGGCGCCCCTACTGTACGCCGAGTTCGTAGAGTTTAAGCACTACCTCACCACTCAGGAATTTCTTTCCGGGCTGGGGCTGGTGCAGGCCATGCCGGGACCCAATTTTTCGTTTGCCTCCTACATTGGGGCCCTAGCCATGCGGCAGGTCGGCGGGGGCATCGGCAGTCAGATCCTGGGCGCAGTCGTGGCCGCAGCGGGTATTTTCATGCCGGGCACCCTGCTCATCTTCTTTCTGATCCGCTTCTGGGACCAGCTCAAGCAGTACCGGGTGGTTAAGGCCTCCCTGGAGGGCATCAACGCCGTGTCGGCCGGCCTGGTGTGCGCCGCTACGTTTCTGCTGTATCACCCCTTGCCCGATACGCCCGTGAATCTGGCGTTGGTGGCCGTCACGTTTCTGGTGCTGCTCTGGGACAAGTTTCCCTCCTACGTAATCGTGCTGGCGGGCTTGTTGGCCGGCATCATCTTTTAG